The nucleotide window AATAGGATTTAAAAAAAGGGGACATTTGTATAAAGAATTTATGGATAGTGAGGGGCTTTTTAGGGATAATTATATATACTATTACGAATTACAATAAAAATATGTTTAAATTTAAATTACAACCCGTATTAAGATATAGAAAAAGGATCGAAGAGAAGTTTCAAATAGAATTGGGTAAGATAAAGATGCGCTATAAAGAGGAAAAGAAGAAATTATATCTTCTCGTGCAAAATAAAGATGAGTGTGAAAGAGAGATCTGTTCAAAATATCGAAAAGGAATTAAACTTTCTGATATTATTCTCTATTTTAATTTTATCGATAAGGTAAAGATGGATATTGATAGACAAGAATCGGTCTTAAAGGAGTTAAAAATGAAAATTGAAGAGAAGAGAAAGGAACTCCTTAAGGCCTCGAAAGAGAGGAAGATTATTGAGAAGTTAAGAGAGAAGAAGGAAAGAGAGTATTTAGAAGATTTAAATAGAAAAGAAAGAATATTTCTTGATGAAATCTCTACAAATCGATTTATAAGAGAAACTCTCACTAATACTCAATAGCGATGGAAGTAATGGAAGTAAAAGTGAAAAACAGTTCGTTTAAAGGTCATAAAAAGGCAGCAACATTTTTCTTTGCTTTAATTTTTGTTCTGCTATCATTTTTCCTGTCCCCTTTTCAAGGACTATCTCAACAAAAAGAAATCGCAAAAGATAAATATTCAAAAACTACTTTAGAAATATTAGAATCAATAGAAAAAGAAAGAATGGTATTGTTAA belongs to Nitrospinota bacterium and includes:
- the fliJ gene encoding flagellar export protein FliJ; this encodes MFKFKLQPVLRYRKRIEEKFQIELGKIKMRYKEEKKKLYLLVQNKDECEREICSKYRKGIKLSDIILYFNFIDKVKMDIDRQESVLKELKMKIEEKRKELLKASKERKIIEKLREKKEREYLEDLNRKERIFLDEISTNRFIRETLTNTQ